One stretch of Pseudoalteromonas shioyasakiensis DNA includes these proteins:
- a CDS encoding universal stress protein: protein MKKIFACIDGSCMTDAVTEAAIWISKRSSHPINFLHALEPPLPQGSDDLTAIIGLGSQTSLLEQLAKLEQERNKVASQHGQLLLDEAMKKAEHAGLTEIEQQQLSMSLVDALLEHEDNARVMIIGRSGKGHYDDFKVLGSHIETLIRQVHTPVAIVPPQFHEPTNFMLAYDGCESTDKAITQIINGGILSGLDCHLVMVDKQDGHSQDKLDTASARLAENGFNVRARMLDGDVYQALWRYKSDHAVDLMVMGAFGHSKWRQFFLGSTTLKMIEDSRIPLVVLR, encoded by the coding sequence ATGAAAAAGATATTTGCCTGTATCGACGGTTCATGCATGACCGATGCGGTGACAGAAGCGGCTATTTGGATTTCTAAGCGCTCCAGCCATCCGATAAATTTTCTGCATGCTTTAGAGCCACCTTTGCCGCAGGGCAGTGATGATTTAACCGCAATTATTGGTTTAGGCTCGCAAACCTCATTGTTAGAGCAATTGGCAAAACTTGAACAAGAGCGCAACAAAGTAGCGTCGCAGCATGGTCAATTATTGCTTGATGAAGCAATGAAAAAAGCCGAGCATGCAGGCCTAACCGAGATTGAGCAACAGCAGCTTTCAATGAGTCTTGTTGATGCCTTACTTGAACATGAAGACAATGCCCGCGTGATGATTATTGGCCGCTCAGGTAAAGGCCATTACGATGACTTTAAAGTACTGGGCTCGCATATTGAAACGCTGATCCGTCAGGTGCATACCCCGGTTGCGATTGTGCCGCCGCAATTTCATGAGCCTACAAATTTTATGCTGGCTTATGATGGCTGCGAAAGTACCGACAAAGCGATTACACAAATTATCAATGGTGGCATTTTATCTGGCTTAGATTGCCACTTGGTGATGGTGGATAAACAAGATGGTCACAGCCAAGACAAACTTGATACCGCCTCAGCAAGGCTGGCTGAAAACGGATTTAATGTCAGAGCGCGCATGCTCGATGGCGATGTTTACCAAGCTTTGTGGCGATATAAAAGTGACCATGCCGTTGACTTAATGGTGATGGGCGCATTTGGTCACTCTAAATGGCGGCAATTCTTTTTAGGCAGCACGACCTTAAAAATGATTGAAGATAGCCGTATTCCTTTAGTGGTGCTGCGCTAA
- a CDS encoding MFS transporter, whose product MTNVANPQGNASTFTILIVLALGTFILGLSEFSMMPMLPLISETFSSTPAQSGYAISAYAIGVVVGAPLFMITTANMRKRNALLMFVSMMFLFNGLSAFANSLEQLILFRFLSGLPHGAYFAAAILLAADIAPADKRASFMSKVFMGLTIATIVGVPMVTLVGQNFSWRYCLAGTAVLALVALVLIVKYVPNVKNTAPTSILDELSVLKNKLVWTILGIIIIGFGGVFCVYTYIADTILEVTHTPAYTISIAMIMFGIGCTLGNYVLGKAADHSPLKTTGAALIGAIVFAASYVSASHNIWLLYAVIFFIGFSVGLGTVIQSLLMDVSPQGHAMIGALVQCAFNTANAIGPWLGGMAIAEGALPSQTGYVSAALFLGGFLMWSLSAMQMKRQSCKP is encoded by the coding sequence ATGACTAACGTAGCCAACCCCCAAGGCAACGCAAGCACGTTTACCATTCTGATAGTATTGGCTTTAGGCACATTCATTTTAGGCCTATCAGAATTTTCTATGATGCCAATGTTGCCCTTGATCAGCGAAACATTTTCGTCTACGCCAGCGCAAAGTGGTTATGCCATCAGTGCTTACGCAATAGGCGTAGTCGTCGGTGCCCCGCTATTTATGATCACAACCGCCAACATGCGTAAGCGCAATGCACTGTTGATGTTTGTCAGTATGATGTTTTTATTCAATGGTTTAAGTGCTTTTGCAAACTCACTTGAGCAACTTATTTTATTTCGCTTTTTAAGTGGTTTACCACACGGTGCCTACTTCGCCGCTGCTATTTTATTAGCCGCCGATATCGCCCCTGCCGATAAACGGGCAAGCTTTATGTCAAAAGTATTTATGGGTTTAACCATTGCTACTATCGTTGGCGTGCCCATGGTCACCCTTGTGGGTCAAAACTTTAGCTGGCGTTATTGTTTGGCGGGCACCGCTGTACTTGCGTTAGTTGCCTTGGTATTGATTGTGAAATACGTACCTAACGTAAAAAATACCGCACCAACATCGATTCTCGATGAGTTAAGTGTATTAAAGAACAAGCTCGTATGGACCATTCTAGGTATCATCATTATTGGTTTTGGTGGTGTATTTTGTGTTTACACTTACATTGCTGACACTATTTTAGAAGTCACCCATACCCCTGCTTACACTATCTCTATTGCCATGATCATGTTTGGTATTGGCTGTACTTTAGGTAACTACGTATTAGGTAAAGCCGCCGACCACTCACCGCTGAAAACCACAGGCGCAGCGCTAATTGGTGCTATAGTATTTGCTGCCAGTTATGTAAGCGCCAGCCACAATATTTGGCTGTTATATGCGGTTATTTTCTTTATTGGCTTTAGCGTGGGTTTAGGTACTGTGATCCAATCGCTATTAATGGATGTATCACCACAAGGCCACGCCATGATAGGCGCACTTGTGCAATGTGCGTTTAATACAGCCAATGCCATTGGCCCTTGGCTTGGCGGCATGGCTATTGCCGAAGGCGCACTGCCAAGTCAAACAGGCTATGTTTCGGCGGCACTATTCTTAGGTGGCTTTTTAATGTGGTCGTTAAGTGCGATGCAGATGAAAAGACAAAGCTGTAAGCCTTAA
- a CDS encoding helix-turn-helix transcriptional regulator, which yields MKNRLKVLRAEHNYTQAKLAELLDVSRQTINAIEKGKFDPSLPLAFKAARLFNLSIEEIFQDE from the coding sequence ATGAAAAACCGCTTGAAAGTGCTTCGTGCTGAGCACAACTACACCCAAGCGAAACTCGCAGAGCTTTTGGATGTGTCTAGGCAAACCATTAATGCGATAGAAAAAGGTAAATTTGACCCAAGTTTGCCATTAGCATTTAAAGCCGCGCGTTTATTTAACCTGAGTATCGAAGAGATATTTCAGGATGAGTAA
- a CDS encoding winged helix-turn-helix domain-containing protein, with protein sequence MNTALFFVGEWQVTPATNSIRRGEQTKHLEPKAMDVLLLLCEKQGELLTSEEIISHCWPNVALGDNPLHKVITQLRKAFDDKASDPHYIETIRKRGYRVIAEINFPLNEEQKASQTSWQGDSPFVGLSAFAPEQADVFFGRNKQIATLLQRVSAQIEFGRAFCLILGASGSGKSSLVNAGVLPALMSSNGYDGIRVHSYCQLDFADVSKERLLLDLASTLLDLEVNDAPVLSDISADALAELLLTDPEQVISRCKAALAALNAERTTPYLFLFIDRLEVLLSSPLFSDDERNQLLALIERLATSGCMIIFSACRNDFYPQVVSQPSLMAGKANGAHFDLLAPTRSELKQMIRLPALAADLSWQHHPEHHTPLDEQLCNDTANNPDALPMLQYTLQQLYLQRSPDNELLFSEYQALGTIEGAIGQKAEQVFCQLPKDQQTELAVVLSKLITLNPDGETLTSRAAHWSELTSPAATKLVQAMVDSRLFVSHLKNEQACFSLAHEALLRHWQRAIDWVQEHQQSLAIQSRVQLATGRWLLEHKHSDFLLAQGKPLQEAQSLVKNPMFSLSSDEQALIKASNKKAKRKKRVLQITAAALVCLTFIATFMSVRSYHAEQIAKQKRQEAESLLGFMVGEFADKLRSVKRMDLLDGISNKALEYFTNQDEEAASLFDFSDKQAEFNNRFQYAQTLEAMGEVAYSRGKTDEAFTAFENARVRLESLLKIQPNNLDLLMLAGANAFWLGQLSFDSSDYTGAEPWIKRYQEHSEQMYKLAPNDFNSIMELSYSYNSLGSLYLKQFDYALAKQSFTESLKLKNQALELKPNNKNLLRDKTDTISWIASTEENLGHFNEALKIFEHAENEASKMLTKYPADASVLTSLAYKHIQQSYLLSYFPDKSKSYEKAKQATETINKARLQDVQNKTIERTYYQFLAYQLSLSDNLNIDIRVSEIIEFLDTNKSSKSQIISIKISLIEYLINRKNMKMALEILKSLDENNMLSNALDIENVRLHTRILLIKASLAESQQEKNSLCTNAVTTLNKISKKTKSINFTFPLIQAYTCLNKSHEIEATIVPVKKLGIINFQL encoded by the coding sequence ATGAATACGGCACTGTTTTTCGTTGGAGAATGGCAAGTTACCCCGGCTACCAACTCAATCCGACGCGGTGAGCAAACAAAGCATCTTGAACCCAAGGCGATGGATGTATTACTGCTGCTTTGCGAAAAACAAGGTGAGCTACTAACGAGCGAAGAAATCATCAGCCATTGCTGGCCAAATGTAGCGCTGGGTGACAACCCCCTGCATAAAGTGATCACCCAATTACGTAAAGCCTTTGACGATAAAGCAAGCGATCCGCATTACATAGAAACCATTCGTAAACGCGGTTATCGAGTAATTGCCGAAATCAACTTTCCACTCAACGAAGAACAAAAAGCCAGCCAAACCAGTTGGCAAGGTGACTCGCCTTTTGTTGGCTTAAGTGCGTTTGCACCAGAGCAAGCCGATGTATTTTTTGGTCGTAACAAACAAATTGCCACCTTGTTACAGCGGGTATCGGCTCAAATTGAGTTTGGTCGCGCATTTTGCTTAATTTTAGGCGCCAGTGGTTCAGGTAAATCATCGTTAGTTAACGCAGGTGTATTGCCCGCTTTAATGTCGAGTAATGGCTACGATGGCATTAGAGTACACAGTTACTGCCAACTCGACTTTGCCGATGTGAGCAAAGAGCGCTTACTGCTTGATTTAGCCTCAACCTTGCTCGATTTAGAAGTAAACGACGCACCTGTACTTAGCGATATAAGCGCCGATGCGTTGGCTGAATTGTTATTAACAGATCCAGAACAGGTTATTTCCCGCTGTAAAGCAGCACTTGCAGCGCTAAATGCAGAGCGCACTACGCCCTATCTATTTTTATTTATCGACCGGCTCGAAGTGCTATTGTCATCGCCGCTATTTAGCGATGACGAGCGCAACCAGCTGTTAGCACTTATTGAGCGCCTAGCAACAAGTGGCTGCATGATCATTTTTAGTGCCTGTCGTAATGACTTTTACCCGCAAGTAGTCAGTCAACCAAGTTTAATGGCAGGCAAAGCCAATGGCGCACATTTTGATTTATTAGCGCCAACTCGCTCTGAGCTTAAGCAAATGATCCGTTTGCCAGCACTTGCAGCAGACTTAAGTTGGCAACATCACCCAGAGCATCACACACCGCTTGATGAACAACTTTGTAACGATACTGCCAATAACCCTGATGCATTGCCGATGCTGCAATACACCTTGCAGCAGCTTTATTTACAGCGCAGCCCAGACAACGAATTATTGTTTTCTGAATACCAAGCCCTAGGCACTATCGAAGGAGCCATCGGCCAAAAAGCCGAACAGGTATTTTGCCAATTACCCAAAGACCAACAAACTGAACTTGCTGTAGTTCTTTCTAAGCTGATCACTTTAAACCCAGATGGCGAAACGCTCACCAGCCGTGCAGCACATTGGAGCGAATTAACCAGCCCTGCTGCGACCAAGCTTGTTCAGGCTATGGTCGATAGTCGCTTGTTTGTATCACACCTTAAAAATGAGCAAGCCTGCTTTAGCCTTGCCCATGAAGCCCTGCTACGCCATTGGCAACGCGCCATAGATTGGGTGCAAGAGCACCAACAAAGCTTAGCAATTCAAAGTCGTGTGCAACTAGCCACCGGGCGCTGGCTGCTTGAACATAAACACAGCGACTTTTTATTAGCCCAAGGCAAACCGCTGCAAGAAGCACAAAGCCTAGTTAAAAACCCTATGTTTAGCTTATCGAGCGACGAACAAGCGTTAATTAAAGCTTCTAATAAAAAAGCCAAACGTAAAAAACGCGTGTTACAAATAACGGCGGCTGCACTTGTGTGCTTAACCTTTATTGCCACATTTATGAGCGTGCGCAGCTATCACGCCGAACAAATAGCAAAACAAAAACGCCAAGAAGCTGAGAGTTTATTGGGTTTTATGGTCGGTGAATTTGCCGATAAACTCAGAAGCGTTAAGCGTATGGATTTACTGGATGGTATTAGCAATAAAGCCCTTGAGTATTTTACCAATCAAGACGAAGAAGCGGCCTCGTTGTTTGACTTTAGCGATAAACAAGCCGAGTTTAATAACCGTTTTCAATACGCTCAAACCTTAGAGGCCATGGGCGAAGTGGCGTACTCGCGCGGCAAAACCGACGAAGCCTTCACCGCCTTTGAAAATGCCCGTGTTCGACTAGAGTCTTTACTAAAAATTCAACCTAATAACCTTGATTTACTAATGCTCGCTGGGGCTAATGCTTTTTGGCTAGGGCAATTAAGCTTTGATAGCAGTGACTATACAGGCGCCGAGCCTTGGATAAAGCGCTACCAAGAACACAGCGAACAAATGTACAAATTAGCACCCAACGATTTTAACTCAATTATGGAGTTATCTTACTCTTATAACTCGTTAGGTTCATTATACTTAAAACAATTTGACTACGCGCTCGCAAAGCAGAGCTTTACTGAATCTTTAAAACTTAAAAACCAAGCCCTTGAGTTAAAACCTAATAACAAAAATTTATTACGTGATAAGACAGATACCATCAGTTGGATTGCAAGTACTGAAGAAAACTTAGGGCATTTCAATGAAGCTCTCAAGATTTTTGAACATGCAGAAAATGAAGCAAGTAAAATGTTAACTAAGTATCCGGCCGATGCTAGTGTATTAACATCCCTAGCATATAAACATATCCAGCAAAGCTACTTGTTAAGTTACTTCCCTGATAAATCAAAATCTTACGAAAAAGCAAAGCAAGCAACAGAAACGATTAACAAAGCAAGATTGCAAGATGTTCAAAATAAAACTATTGAACGGACATACTATCAGTTTCTAGCTTATCAACTTTCTCTCTCTGATAACCTAAATATAGACATTAGAGTTAGTGAAATAATAGAATTTTTAGACACCAACAAGTCATCTAAAAGTCAAATAATCAGTATAAAAATCAGCTTAATAGAATATTTAATTAATAGAAAAAATATGAAAATGGCTTTAGAGATTTTAAAAAGCTTAGATGAAAATAATATGCTATCCAATGCGCTTGACATAGAAAATGTACGACTTCATACAAGAATTTTGTTAATTAAAGCGAGTTTGGCTGAATCACAACAAGAAAAGAACTCTTTATGTACAAATGCAGTTACAACTCTAAATAAAATAAGTAAAAAAACTAAAAGTATAAATTTTACTTTCCCATTAATTCAGGCATATACCTGCCTAAATAAATCACACGAAATAGAAGCAACCATTGTTCCGGTAAAAAAACTGGGAATAATTAATTTTCAACTATAA
- a CDS encoding DP-EP family protein — protein sequence MSEGKVYNFTVNIELDSNKKAVFTYFQDGQQVSGGGVVTERDSLGVYTLNEETQKRGFLFSAATFSNLKGDCAKDFSYEVTNAGTVINISDTDENSGTACMIFTVSCNGEEYQSEDPQFENKDRV from the coding sequence ATGAGTGAAGGTAAAGTTTACAATTTCACAGTAAATATTGAATTAGATAGCAACAAAAAAGCTGTATTTACATACTTCCAAGATGGTCAACAAGTATCTGGTGGTGGGGTTGTTACAGAAAGAGATAGTCTTGGGGTTTACACCCTAAATGAAGAAACTCAAAAAAGAGGGTTCTTATTTTCTGCCGCTACATTTAGTAATCTTAAAGGTGACTGTGCTAAAGATTTCAGTTACGAGGTTACAAACGCTGGCACGGTAATCAATATTTCAGATACCGATGAAAACAGCGGTACAGCATGTATGATCTTCACGGTTAGCTGCAATGGTGAGGAATATCAAAGCGAAGATCCGCAATTTGAGAATAAAGACCGAGTTTAG
- a CDS encoding S8 family serine peptidase: MYVKHALLSFCLLGTFSTIAVENLNNNDPLTSHQWHLNTNDSASTGLNLVDSDLVGIKGQGVTVTIIDGGVELTHPDLWSNVTSGSMNLRDSNQPLTDSKGHGTAVAGIIAATENNNLGGRGVAPSAKIIGFNYLESQSISNWLLSHGFSDDELASSRVFNQSYSSKPTLFTNVDASLTMSLKEHAMKQVVLDSNDGLGALFIKSAGNAYQQYNTFIGDTEFQIMPYENQERFNNFGLPFHNANISADNASFWNLVVSAYNAEGKLASYSSVGANVFLTAPGGEYSQDGVGITTTDLTGCDLGYNRGHDNTLNNLGIDPSCDATTTMYGTSAAAANTSGAVALVMSANPQLDARTVKHVLAKTARKIDQSNQGVALTFTDNSDNFVSYSAIDGWQQNNAGYNYHYFYGLGAIDVDAAVTLAKETTSNLPPLKITAWQTHNNHTIIPDASLNGAQNSMSSNEALTIEAVQLKVSIDHARFRDLAIELISPAGTRSVLLSPRTGLININNDSIENAVLLTQHFYGESSLGDWKIRLIDTDKGDSQTLLYNEKTGLLSMNDENNSLDGVLKSWSLRFYGH; encoded by the coding sequence ATGTATGTAAAACACGCACTATTAAGTTTTTGCCTCCTCGGTACTTTTAGTACGATTGCGGTTGAAAATCTTAACAACAATGACCCACTGACTTCTCACCAATGGCATCTAAATACCAACGATTCTGCTAGTACTGGTCTTAACCTCGTTGACTCTGATTTAGTGGGTATAAAAGGTCAAGGTGTCACCGTTACAATTATCGACGGTGGTGTAGAGTTAACCCACCCTGATTTGTGGTCAAATGTGACCTCTGGATCAATGAACTTACGTGATAGCAATCAGCCCCTTACTGATAGCAAAGGCCATGGCACAGCTGTTGCCGGTATTATTGCAGCGACCGAAAACAACAACCTAGGTGGCCGAGGCGTTGCTCCTTCAGCAAAAATTATTGGTTTTAACTATTTAGAATCGCAATCAATCAGTAACTGGCTGCTTTCTCATGGCTTTTCAGATGATGAGCTTGCCAGCTCGCGCGTGTTTAATCAAAGCTATAGCAGTAAGCCAACATTGTTCACTAATGTCGACGCATCACTAACCATGAGCTTAAAAGAACACGCAATGAAGCAAGTTGTTTTAGACAGTAATGATGGTTTAGGTGCATTGTTTATAAAATCCGCTGGTAATGCTTATCAACAATACAATACATTTATTGGCGATACTGAATTCCAGATTATGCCTTATGAGAACCAAGAGCGTTTTAACAATTTTGGCCTTCCATTTCACAATGCCAATATTAGCGCTGACAATGCGAGCTTTTGGAACTTAGTGGTTTCTGCATACAATGCAGAAGGAAAATTAGCATCTTATTCTTCTGTTGGTGCGAATGTCTTTTTAACTGCACCAGGCGGAGAATATAGCCAAGATGGTGTGGGTATCACAACCACAGATTTAACAGGTTGTGACTTGGGGTATAACAGAGGTCATGATAATACGCTAAATAACTTAGGTATTGATCCTTCTTGTGATGCGACCACAACAATGTATGGTACATCGGCCGCAGCGGCTAACACCTCAGGTGCTGTTGCACTGGTAATGTCTGCCAATCCTCAACTGGATGCGCGCACCGTCAAACATGTGTTAGCAAAGACAGCTCGTAAAATAGATCAATCAAACCAAGGAGTCGCCCTTACTTTTACCGATAACAGCGATAATTTTGTGAGCTATTCAGCTATTGATGGCTGGCAACAAAACAATGCAGGCTATAACTATCATTATTTTTACGGTTTAGGTGCAATTGATGTAGATGCAGCGGTTACCTTAGCGAAAGAAACAACCAGCAACTTACCCCCTTTAAAAATAACTGCATGGCAAACACATAATAATCACACCATCATTCCTGATGCGAGCTTAAATGGCGCGCAAAATAGTATGTCTAGCAATGAGGCGTTAACGATTGAAGCTGTACAGTTAAAGGTGTCGATTGATCACGCTCGTTTTAGAGATCTCGCTATTGAATTAATTTCTCCAGCAGGTACACGTAGCGTTTTATTAAGCCCTCGTACTGGCCTTATTAACATTAATAACGATAGCATCGAGAATGCTGTTTTATTAACTCAGCATTTTTATGGCGAGTCATCGTTAGGTGATTGGAAAATTCGTTTAATCGATACTGATAAAGGTGATAGCCAAACGCTTTTATATAATGAAAAAACAGGTTTATTAAGTATGAATGACGAAAATAATAGCCTTGATGGCGTATTAAAATCGTGGTCGCTGCGTTTCTATGGTCATTAA
- a CDS encoding sensor domain-containing diguanylate cyclase — protein MFQNIPEGVFIINGQGTFEFANPMAAQLLGDNQEALIGQNILHYLHDTDRDKYMYTLLSWLDHKDSPISLGPNEVKINRADSKTLEADLCISSLPKNIAVAENLFICVLHDLSSHKEQYNRLIKQATTDHLTGLANRLTLEESLKEHWQESVQTNQAISTILIDIDYFKLFNDRFGHVKGDKCLQKVASIIAESLPSRDCLAARYGGEEFAIILPRCQKDTAAAIAKHIQIKVNNMPFTDIGLPSDFRISVSQGIACEFNNQYRTSEALICAADTALYRAKTEGRNKISISA, from the coding sequence ATGTTTCAGAACATTCCTGAAGGAGTGTTTATCATTAATGGTCAAGGCACGTTTGAATTTGCAAACCCGATGGCGGCACAGCTTTTAGGTGACAACCAAGAAGCGTTAATCGGGCAAAACATTTTACATTACCTACACGACACCGACCGTGATAAATACATGTATACCCTACTTAGTTGGTTAGACCATAAAGACTCGCCGATAAGTCTTGGGCCAAACGAAGTTAAAATAAACCGTGCCGACAGTAAAACCCTTGAGGCGGATTTATGTATATCGAGCCTGCCAAAAAACATTGCCGTTGCAGAAAATTTATTTATTTGTGTATTACATGATTTATCATCACATAAAGAACAATATAATCGTTTAATTAAACAGGCTACCACTGACCATTTAACCGGCCTTGCAAATAGATTAACCCTTGAGGAATCATTAAAAGAGCATTGGCAAGAAAGCGTACAAACCAACCAAGCTATTAGCACTATATTAATCGACATCGATTACTTTAAATTATTCAATGACCGATTTGGTCATGTAAAAGGCGATAAATGCTTACAAAAAGTAGCAAGTATAATCGCAGAATCACTCCCTTCTCGCGATTGTTTAGCAGCCCGTTATGGTGGTGAAGAATTCGCCATTATATTACCCCGCTGTCAAAAAGACACGGCCGCCGCCATTGCTAAACATATTCAAATAAAAGTAAATAACATGCCATTTACTGATATAGGTTTACCAAGTGATTTTAGAATAAGTGTAAGCCAAGGAATTGCCTGTGAGTTTAATAATCAATATCGTACTTCAGAGGCATTAATTTGCGCAGCAGATACTGCTTTATACCGAGCAAAAACAGAGGGTAGAAATAAAATAAGCATTAGCGCTTAA